CTAGCTCAGTCATTTGCTAGCTTATGTTGCTAGACCTCTACACTTTGTGCATCATCTACAACTTTCAGTGATCTTATAAATCGAAAGTGTGCCAGTATTTAACAATATGTAATACAGGTTCACAATATAAACTAGAAAAACAGTAACAATCACATACACGCCACGCTCTGTACATTGGAATTATAGTACTGAATGATGTCCACCAATATGGACATCTTTTCATTCGGTATTTGAgtgaaagtgattttttttttcagacatacTAATTCTTCTCAGTGACATTTTGAGTACAActacatgattttttaaatttattttcaatCCCTTAGATTACATTCTGAGGTAAACAGTAGTATAACAAGCCAGCAAAAACAATGCACAATGATTAGCACAAGGCTAAACTGGAGACTATAAGCTTCCCCAGTTAGCCCACTTCATACACCAGACACATGTTGTGGTGAAATGTCAGGGAAATTTCATTTATCTTAAACTGAAATGTGACTTTTGACATCAATCGAATTTTCACTGTGTGAATGAACAGCTTTATGCACCAATCTGTCgtaataacaggaaataatgaaCTGGAAGTTCATCTTAATCTTGGGATAAATACAGCATCATTTTGATCACAAATGAGAAACTTGGGAAGGATGGCATTTGCAGCATCACTGAGCTGCGGAGCTTGCGATATCTGTTGAGCGGAAGATGCAGCGCTAAATATAGCGAGCTCCCTGAGTGGCCTGTAGTGACGTCACAGCCATGCTGGAGTTAGAAGGGACAACAGGATGATGTTGTACTTTTATATGTGCATGTGGTATGATTCTTTCTCATCATAATATCAAATGTCATAAAAGACTAATGAGAAAAGCTTTGTCAATCGAATACAATTCATCTGTTAGTAAAATTAAGCAAATTAATCATCCCATTAATGACTCATTGCTCAGCACGGGTTTATGAAAGCAATagatattattcatttttaaataatatcacTATGGGGCAATACTCTGGAATTGCCTATATACATGGTAAAATccatatacaatacaatatgatGTATAATTAGCACATAAAACACACGATTTGTATATATTTGGCACAAATCATATAAAGAGCCGAGCCTTGTCACTGATGTTAATCCTCTGTGATGTTAATCCCTCTTTAGTATGATCATAATGGATTATGTAGTCTGTTCACTTCTGGACAACTGCTGTGCTTTGGAAATGATTTCAATCAGTTTTATTCATGTTATACTTCATCCTGATCTTAAGCAACTTTTTCTTTAACAGTTAAGCGATATGGGATGATGCTGGGGTAAATAAAACTCAGGAAGCATCAGCTTGTCGTGGTACTGCACAgtagcataaactcctctgtcctgaagatgtctgaaagcttaaagttacagctttaacgttggactgttacaaagcactgacagtgaagactccttccataaacgttaatttacatctcctcacagaaaactctcCTCACGTCGAGCTTCTGCTGTACGAGTACCTGTGAACGAGttgtcgctatagaaacgataacacgtTCGAACGAGCACGttagttataaataaacctgcgatttgcagctgcaccactgtcagagctgctgttatagaaaattaatcaatatctTTTGACCAAACACGATCCAGAACTCAACAACACTGTGGTTGGTATAAGGAAAGCAATGACAGGGAATTACAGGGGAATGATATCCAGCAtgtcatttgaatatgtttaaatacaGACAGACATCAGACTTTTGTGAGAAAAACATGATATACAGTAGTCTCAGTGTTGGTTTAATGCAGAAAGAAATTGTACTACGCTTAGTAAATTTGTTCAGTATAAGTATAAGATAATATTATTTCTCCATGTGATAAAGTAAATCTACACATAAATTATGATTTAATATCATACAACTCAAATTGGCAAAAACTGTTTAAGCTAAATAGATAAGCTTTTTTGGTATTTAGcattttacatttgattaattaGACACATTTGTTCTTTTAAAAGTAACAGAGGCCTTAATAAACATAATGCTTGTAGTAAAATGATTTCAATGACTCATGCAGCATAAAAACCTTTAACATGAACTGTGTTTAAACGTAACAGTCTCACCTACGACGCACTGTATAACCTGCTAGCGTCTATCTTAGACAAGTGTAAAGTGTCAGGAGATGTGTGTGGTGAGATGGCGGAGGAAATCTCCCCTGGTGGTGGTGTGTCCGGGAAACACAGCGTGGCAGAACTCGCAAACCTGAGAGTGCAGCGTGATGCGAGACATCACCATCCCGCCCGCCTCGCTCAGCATCTCGCTGGTAAGGAACGACGATGACCACGGCCGCTGCGGCATACAGCAACATTAACACAGTTAATGCAGAAATGCTCCATAGAACCCTCTGTACAGCGGTTCTGCAGCACGCATGACCATTTAACATCGCCTTGAACAGTGATGGTGGAGCTTCAACTTCAACTTCATTTAACAGCTTCATAAACATTCTCATAACTATATAACTATTCTATTAGCTTCACTGTAGAGACCGAATCATTCAGAGTACACACTTAAACATGGTAAATCTAGAACCCAAAATGTTCTTCAGCTTGTCCACCCGAGGGTGGCCTTATATGTAGGTTCCTCtataactatccaaagaactcTTTAGAAACCATTTTTAGGAGTGTAGTGCACTacattttcagaaaaataaataaacgtattTCCCTCTAAGGGGAACATTAGAGGCTgaatctacttttttttaattccaagAAGAACCCCTTTAGGAAGCATAGAACCATTAACTCTCCAAAGAATCCTTGAGGAACACTGTTTAGGATAAGTTAAACGTAGAACCCTAGACAGTTCTTCAACTTGACCTTCTGGGGGAACCTTAAAGGTTCTACGTAGAGCCCTACAACAGAGGGTTTCCCTTTTAGAGTAGAGCCTTTTTAGAAAAATGAAGAACCTTTGAATATTGTAGCAGTGTAGTTACTGAGTAATAAACTATtttgaaaaaaccccaaaacaaactaGAACCCCAGAAATTCTTCATCTTGTCTTTCCTGGGGGGATCTCAATGGTTCTATGTAAAACATTACAATCAAAGAATGTGACATTCTAGGAGAACTCTTAACGGTTCCATGATAGAGAGAATTCCATGTAGAACCTTTTTAGATAGCAAACACTTGAAAGAATTGTAAcagtgtagttactgaatatgtaaaaaacaacaacaaaaaaaagattcaatctCAAACCCCAAAAAATTCTCCAGAATGTTCCTATGGGTGgaaccttaaaggttctatgttctAAAGGTTCTACAGATGGTTTCCCTTTTAGACAGGTTTTCAAGAAGAGCCATTTAAGAAAGCGAAGAATCTTTCAATATGTTTTGTAGTAGTGTagttactgtacatttttatgcaaaaaaattataaatctaGAATCCTTAAGGGTTTAATGTGCcctacaaaaacatttccacacaaaccTGAACGATTAATAAATGAGGCCATGAGTATAACATCCCTACAGGTGGTTTAATTCATACTTCCTCTAACCTTTTAACCACAAAGATGACGTTTATTAGTTAGAAACTGACTGTAGGAAGTGAAACTAAATCGATAGGATGTGGTGATGTTTacccgttgttgttgttgttgttgtagtttaGGTGTTTGGCTGCTGTACCAGCGCTGCTGAACCTGTCGTAACTCATCCAGAATACTGCGCTCCTCCGTCTCACACCATCCTGACGCTGCTGCCGCTCCATCAACCTCCACCTTCTCCTGCACAGGCTCCAGGTGCAGTCTGTTCAAAGCTCCAGCAAGTGGGGAAACTGCAGAATCTCCTGAaacccaaaccacacacacacagagcacaacGCAA
This window of the Ictalurus furcatus strain D&B chromosome 21, Billie_1.0, whole genome shotgun sequence genome carries:
- the zgc:113184 gene encoding uncharacterized protein zgc:113184 isoform X1 encodes the protein MEEAYTALYQEFLRLQLLCLKQAEMLQHLTEALRRQQGVAPVFNGDFEDLYSEPVRYRRDGLGTFTRAEDQAHAAHTHKQVAHTHTPAAQTPPPTLPPSGITGDSAVSPLAGALNRLHLEPVQEKVEVDGAAAASGWCETEERSILDELRQVQQRWYSSQTPKLQQQQQQRRPWSSSFLTSEMLSEAGGMVMSRITLHSQVCEFCHAVFPGHTTTRGDFLRHLTTHIS
- the zgc:113184 gene encoding uncharacterized protein zgc:113184 isoform X2, coding for MEEAYTALYQEFLRLQLLCLKQAEMLQHLTEALRRQQGVAPVFNGDFEDLYSEPVRYRRDGLGTFTRAEDQAHAAHTHKQVAHTHTPAAQTPPPTLPPSGDSAVSPLAGALNRLHLEPVQEKVEVDGAAAASGWCETEERSILDELRQVQQRWYSSQTPKLQQQQQQRRPWSSSFLTSEMLSEAGGMVMSRITLHSQVCEFCHAVFPGHTTTRGDFLRHLTTHIS